The Polaribacter sp. HaHaR_3_91 genomic sequence ACAATCAATATGGATTTGTTATCAAAGAAAGAATCTTTAGACATTCTGTAAGCCATCATTAAGCCAGATGCTCCCCCTCCAACAATTATGTAGTCGTAATAATTCAAAATAGATAAAATAATGTGTTTAGTAAAAATTGAAATAATTCGAAGAAACTAGTAAATTTTTAAACTCTAAAGTTTAGGTTTTTTAAAATATTTAAAAGGGACAAATAACATTCCAAAACACTCTCCTTCTTCTTTTCCTAAATGTTTATGATGCATTTTATGCGCTTTTCTCAAACCTCTTAAGTAACGGTTATTAGTATGCTTAAACCACTTAAAACGCTGGTGAATTAAAACATCGTGCACTAAAAAGTAGGCTATTCCGTAAAACAGAATTCCAAGTCCAATAAAAAACAAGAACGTGTATTCAGTATACGTACCAAAGTAAAAAAGTAAAATACTAGGTATTGCAAAAACAATAAAATAAGCATCGTTTTTTTCGAATACACCTTGGTATTTTGGTTGATGATGATCTGCATGCAAATACCAACCAAAACCATGCATCACAAATTTATGCGTACACCAAGTAACACATTCCATAAAAAGAAAAACACCTAAAGTAATTAGTACAAAAATCATTAAATAATGTTTAATTTATATTTTACGTAACTTCTAGCTAACAAATTTATTTTCATCGGATTCGATATACGAATTCTAGTATCCATAATTTTTTCTGATGGAACTTCTTTTAATTTCTTCAGTAATCTTTTATAATATCTATATGCCATATAAACACCAAACTTAGCTTCAACAGGCAATTTAAGAATTCCGTTTTGATAAGCAAATTCAAAATCTGCTTCTATTTCGTCAATAATCAACTGCTTAGAAGATGCATCTAATTCTCCCAAATTTATATTCGGAAAATAAGAGCGATTCAACACTTCAAAATCATCTTTTAAATCACGTAAAAAATTTACTTTCTGAAAAGCAGAACCCAAACGCATTGCAGCCTCCTTTAATTCTTCAAACCTTTTATTATCACCATCAACAAAAACCTTTAAACACATTAACCCAACAACATCTGCAGAACCATAAATGTACGCATCATATTCTTCTTTAGTTTGGTATTCTGTTTTAAATAAGTCTGCTTTCATACTTTTTAAAAAGGCTTGCACCATTTCATCTGGTATTTTGTATTTATGAACCGTTTGCTGAAAAGAATTTAAAATGGGATTTAAACTAATACCAAGCTCTTTTGCTAGATAATAATCCTTTTCAAAATGTTCCATTAAAAGTTCTTTT encodes the following:
- a CDS encoding sterol desaturase family protein, yielding MIFVLITLGVFLFMECVTWCTHKFVMHGFGWYLHADHHQPKYQGVFEKNDAYFIVFAIPSILLFYFGTYTEYTFLFFIGLGILFYGIAYFLVHDVLIHQRFKWFKHTNNRYLRGLRKAHKMHHKHLGKEEGECFGMLFVPFKYFKKPKL
- a CDS encoding phytoene/squalene synthase family protein; this encodes MKELFDSVSSECSKLVTKKYSTSFSLAVNMLSPKIRTDIYNIYGFVRFADEIVDSFHDYEKELLMEHFEKDYYLAKELGISLNPILNSFQQTVHKYKIPDEMVQAFLKSMKADLFKTEYQTKEEYDAYIYGSADVVGLMCLKVFVDGDNKRFEELKEAAMRLGSAFQKVNFLRDLKDDFEVLNRSYFPNINLGELDASSKQLIIDEIEADFEFAYQNGILKLPVEAKFGVYMAYRYYKRLLKKLKEVPSEKIMDTRIRISNPMKINLLARSYVKYKLNII